The following coding sequences lie in one Phragmites australis chromosome 8, lpPhrAust1.1, whole genome shotgun sequence genomic window:
- the LOC133926651 gene encoding lysine-specific demethylase JMJ703-like, producing the protein MMGTEGITVTFIEDPEPSVPPGFGPFAALALQEIQNDVKSADAHSSSVQVLQSIDKDVEILECLSSSVNCQSDTPCSTSGTDTCRKSLRNRPPIDYSRFEHNADDDSDVEVAEKGVSSVRHRQQFPKGVLRGCPECANCQKVIARWNPSGARRPVLDEAPIYYPTEEEFEDTLKYIESIRPMAEPFGICRIVPPPSWKPPFLLKEKNIWECSKFSTRVQKVDKLQNRKSSKKSRRGGMMKKRRKILELEENSSINHNQIGMQQNQERFGFEPGPEFTLQTFQKYADDFSDQYFRKDTCRDSPPSVEDIEGEYWRIVERPTEEIEVIYGADLETGTFGSGFPKLSSEMKSDVEHKYAQSGWNLNNLPRLQGSVLSFEGGDISGVVVPWLYVGMCFSSFCWHVEDHHLYSLNYMHWGAPKMWYGVPGKDAVNLEAAMRKHLPDLFEEQPDLLHNLVTQFSPSLLKSEGVPVYRCVQHEGEFVLTFPRAYHAGFNCGFNCAEAVNVAPIDWLPIGQNAVELYREQARKITISHDKLLLGAAREAIRAQWDILFLKRNTADNLRWKSICGPDSTICKSLKARIETELTQRQNICSPSQSRKMSAEFDSTDRECALCYYDLHLSASSCPCSPEKYTCLVHAKQLCSCDWDKRFFLFRYDVNELNILADALGGKLSAIHRWGVSDLGLSLSSCVKREKVQDSKTVRKSTDGPRRSYMSQASTVSLVPSFVCTEQKNNGNKMLDIASQGTKLLQKSPVTNNACPSEEQIKSGNVSPVKELCMKNELSCPINNGTSRQQYSGGIEGHKSSAPSLPVPSGQSFSSNVVTRPVITSGESVRSVHGLTVFKESRETSSQTGDCTSSPSEHHNRPPTIVDNQTNMMSGLENSNNSHRLMASDCTATLCNSYKDQVLVTPESNASVMMMTEKDSSQVRTASLQFVNSVSRTQSVSQEASSSVPASKPLIDSSVVKNSYGVFGSGSAHFGHPTFGNQQINDRWNQRKSESQPSVEVRARGHSAIIPQPALENHSRNGVAQKGPRIASVVHRFKCSVEPLEIGVVLCGRLWSSSQAIFPKGFRSRVKYFSIVDPMQMAYYISEILDAGLQGPLFMVTVENCPSEVFINVSPTKCWNMVRERLNMEIRRQLSMGRANLPTLQPPGSIDGLEMFGLLTPAIVQAIEALDRDRICTEYWRSRSHVVIEDRECQHMPTQGPLHIALRGLFQRANCDELRALRSLLMSNSTLDDSSRQQAAQIIDEEIAKQMR; encoded by the exons atgatgggaaCAGAGGGCATTACGGTCACATTCATCGAAGACCCTGAACCCTCAGTTCCTCCTGGATTTGGACCTTTTGCTGCCCTTGCATTGCAGGAAATCCAAAACGATGTTAAATCTGCTGATGCTCATTCTAGTTCTGTTCAAGTATTACAAAGCATTGATAAAGATGTCGAAATTTTGGAATGTCTATCCAGTTCAGTGAATTGTCAGAGTGACACTCCTTGCAGTACTTCTGGGACTGATACATGCAGGAAATCACTGCGTAACAGACCTCCAATAGATTATAGCCGCTTTGAACACAATGCAGACGACGATTCTGATGTTGAAGTAGCAGAAAAG GGTGTAAGTTCAGTGAGACATAGACAACAATTCCCTAAAGGAGTACTTCGAGGATGTCCAGAATGTGCCAACTGTCAAAAG GTTATTGCAAGATGGAATCCATCTGGTGCACGTAGGCCTGTTCTTGATGAGGCTCCTATTTACTATCCGACTGAGGAG GAATTCGAGGACACCTTAAAATACATTGAGAGTATACGGCCAATGGCAGAACCATTTGGAATTTGTCGTATTGTTCCACCACCTTCATGGAAGCCACCATTCCTTCTTAAAGAAAAGAATATTTGGGAATGCTCAAAATTTTCTACTCGGGTACAAAAGGTTGACAAGCTGCAAAACCGTAAATCATCCAAGAAGAGCAGAAGAGGTGGAATGATGAAGAAGCGGAGAAAGATTTTAGAGCTGGAAGAAAATAGTAGCATCAATCACAATCAAATTGGGATGCAGCAAAACCAAGAGAGATTTGGATTTGAACCAGGACCAGAGTTCACACTACAGACGTTTCAGAAGTATGCAGATGATTTCAGTGATCAATATTTTAGGAAAGATACATGTCGGGATTCACCACCGTCAGTGGAAGATATCGAAGGCGAGTATTGGCGCATAGTTGAAAGGCCCACAGAAGAGATAGAG GTAATATACGGTGCCGATTTGGAGACTGGAACTTTTGGCAGCGGTTTTCCAAAGTTATCCTCTGAAATGAAATCTGATGTGGAGCATAAATATGCACAATCTGGTTGGAATCTAAACAACTTGCCTAGACTACAAGGTtcggttctttcttttgagGGTGGTGACATTTCTGGTGTTGTAGTGCCTTGGTTGTATGTCGGCATGTGCTTTTCATCATTCTGCTGG CATGTTGAAGACCATCATTTGTATTCATTGAACTACATGCATTGGGGTGCTCCAAAGATGTGGTATGGAGTTCCAGGAAAGGATGCTGTGAATTTGGAGGCTGCAATGAGGAAACACCTACCTGACTTGTTTGAGGAGCAACCTGATTTGCTGCACAATCTG GTTACTCAGTTTTCACCATCATTGCTTAAATCTGAAGGAGTACCAGTCTACCGTTGTGTTCAGCATGAGGGAGAGTTTGTCCTGACATTCCCACGGGCATACCATGCTGGTTTTAATTGTGGCTTCAATTGTGCAGAAGCTGTTAATGTGGCACCCATTGATTGGTTGCCAATTGGACAAAATGCTGTTGAGCTTTATCGTGAACAAGCTCGGAAAATAACTATTTCCCATGATAAGCTGTTGCTTGGGGCTGCAAGAGAAGCAATAAGAGCTCAGTGGGACATCCTATTCCTCAAGAGGAATACTGCTGATAACTTGAGGTGGAAAAGCATATGTGGACCTGATAGCACCATATGCAAGTCACTGAAG GCACGAATCGAGACGGAGTTGACACAAAGACAAAATATATGCTCTCCATCTCAATCTAGGAAAATGAGTGCTGAGTTTGATTCTACTGATAGGGAGTGTGCGTTGTGCTACTATGATTTGCATCTTTCTGCTTCTAGCTGTCCATGTTCCCCCGAGAAATATACTTGCCTGGTACATGCAAAACAGCTTTGCTCATGTGACTGGGACAAAAGGTTTTTCCTATTCCGTTATGATGTCAATGAGCTAAATATCTTAGCTGATGCTTTGGGGGGGAAGCTAAGTGCCATTCACAGATGGGGTGTCTCTGATCTTGGATTAAGTTTGAGTTCATGTGTCAAACGAGAAAAGGTCCAAGATTCCAAGACTGTTCGCAAATCAACTGATGGCCCAAGAAGGTCCTACATGTCCCAGGCGTCAACAGTATCATTGGTACCTTCTTTTGTTTGCACCGAACAGAAAAATAACGGAAATAAGATGCTGGACATAGCTAGTCAGGGTACGAAGTTGCTTCAAAAAAGTCCGGTGACAAATAATGCTTGTCCTTCTGAAGAGCAAATAAAATCAGGAAATGTTTCACCAGTAAAGGAGCTGTGCATGAAGAATGAATTATCCTGTCCAATAAACAATGGTACCAGCCGACAACAATATAGTGGAGGGATTGAAGGCCACAAAAGCTCAGCACCAAGCTTGCCAGTTCCTTCTGGTCAATCATTTTCATCCAATGTTGTGACAAGACCCGTAATTACTTCAGGTGAATCCGTAAGAAGCGTGCATGGGTTGACAGTCTTTAAAGAGAGTAGAGAAACTTCTTCTCAAACCGGAGACTGTACATCTTCACCTAGTGAGCATCATAACAGGCCACCAACAATTGTTGATAACCAAACCAACATGATGTCAGGTTTGGAAAACTCAAACAATTCTCATAGGTTGATGGCATCGGATTGTACTGCAACACTGTGTAACTCTTACAAGGATCAAGTACTCGTAACACCGGAATCTAATGcctcggtgatgatgatgactgagAAGGATAGCAGTCAGGTCCGTACGGCAAGTCTGCAGTTTGTCAATTCTGTTTCAAGAACACAAAGTGTGTCTCAGGAAGCATCATCTAGTGTACCTGCTTCGAAGCCACTCATAGATTCTTCAGTTGTGAAAAATTCATATGGGGTTTTCGGTTCAGGCAGTGCCCATTTTGGGCATCCAACTTTTGGTAATCAGCAAATAAATGATAGATGGAATCAAAGAAAATCTGAATCTCAACCCAGTGTGGAAGTTAGAGCTAGGGGGCATTCAGCTATAATACCGCAGCCTGCTCTCGAAAATCACAGCAGGAATGGAGTTGCACAGAAGGGTCCTCGCATAGCTAGTGTCGTGCATCGATTCAAGTGCTCTGTTGAACCTTTGGAAATTGGAGTTGTGCTATGTGGGAGGTTGTGGTCCTCAAGCCAAGCAATCTTCCCAAAAG GGTTTAGGAGTAGAGTAAAATACTTCAGCATTGTGGATCCGATGCAAATGGCATACTACATATCTGAAATATTGGACGCTGGACTGCAGGGACCTCTTTTTATG GTGACTGTAGAAAACTGTCCAAGTGAAGTTTTTATCAATGTCTCTCCTACCAAATGCTGGAACATGGTCCGCGAGAGGCTCAATATGGAAATTCGAAGGCAACTCAGTATGGGAAGAGCTAACCTTCCTACACTACAGCCTCCAGGATCAATTGATGGTCTTGAAATGTTCGGGTTGTTAACACCAGCAATAGTTCAG GCAATTGAGGCACTTGATAGAGATCGCATATGTACAGAGTACTGGAGATCCAGGTCCCATGTTGTCATTGAGGACCGAGAGTGTCAGCATATGCCAACTCAGGGTCCACTGCATATTGCGCTGAGGGGGCTCTTCCAGCGGGCTAACTGTGATGAACTGCGAGCCCTGCGCAGTTTACTGATGAGCAATAGCACTCTGGACGACAGTTCTAGGCAGCAGGCTGCCCAAATCATCGACGAGGAGATTGCAAAGCAAATGCGCTGA